In the Pseudanabaena sp. PCC 7367 genome, one interval contains:
- a CDS encoding class I fructose-bisphosphate aldolase, whose translation MSAYSQELKATAKAMVAPGKGILAMDESNGTCNKRFAALGIDQTEDRRRAYRELILDTPNLSDYVSGAILYDETIRQSSSAGKPLTQVMKDRGIIIGIKVDTGAKDHPLCPGEKVTEGLDGLRERIAEYYQMGARFAKWRAVITIGDGIPSRTCIETNAHGLARYAALCQEGGLVPIVEPEVLIDGTHSIERCYEVTTETLKTVFNQLYIQKVVMDEMILKPSMVISAKGAATQATPEQVAAMTVDVLRNCVPATVAGVAFLSGGQTPEQSAQHLNIMNSTHKDLLPWRVTFSYARAIQQPALDYWKGSDSNVAEAQKLLRHRAACNSAASKGEYTPEMEKQAVTA comes from the coding sequence ATGAGTGCTTACTCTCAAGAACTCAAAGCAACTGCCAAGGCTATGGTAGCCCCAGGAAAGGGTATCTTGGCAATGGATGAAAGCAACGGCACATGCAACAAAAGATTTGCGGCGCTAGGTATTGACCAAACTGAAGATCGCAGACGCGCATACAGAGAACTAATTCTCGATACTCCTAACCTGTCTGATTATGTCAGCGGTGCGATTCTTTATGATGAAACGATCCGTCAATCCAGCTCTGCTGGCAAGCCCCTCACCCAGGTAATGAAGGATAGAGGCATTATCATCGGCATCAAGGTTGATACTGGTGCGAAAGATCATCCCCTCTGCCCAGGTGAAAAGGTAACCGAAGGTTTGGATGGTTTGCGCGAGCGGATCGCTGAGTATTATCAAATGGGTGCTCGGTTTGCCAAGTGGCGTGCTGTAATCACGATCGGCGATGGTATCCCCAGCCGTACTTGCATCGAGACCAATGCCCATGGGTTGGCTCGTTATGCTGCCCTCTGCCAGGAAGGCGGTTTGGTGCCGATCGTAGAACCTGAAGTGTTGATCGATGGTACTCATTCGATCGAGCGCTGCTATGAAGTAACCACCGAGACCCTCAAGACTGTGTTCAATCAGCTCTACATCCAGAAAGTAGTAATGGATGAGATGATCCTCAAACCCAGCATGGTTATTTCTGCTAAGGGTGCTGCGACCCAAGCAACCCCTGAGCAAGTAGCTGCTATGACTGTGGATGTGCTGCGTAACTGTGTTCCGGCAACTGTAGCTGGAGTTGCGTTCCTATCTGGTGGTCAAACCCCTGAGCAGTCTGCCCAACACCTCAACATCATGAACTCCACCCACAAGGATCTCTTGCCTTGGCGGGTTACCTTCTCCTATGCTCGCGCCATTCAACAGCCTGCCCTGGATTATTGGAAGGGTAGTGATAGCAATGTGGCTGAAGCTCAAAAGCTATTGCGTCACAGAGCTGCTTGCAACAGTGCCGCCAGCAAGGGTGAATATACACCTGAGATGGAAAAGCAAGCTGTTACGGCCTAG